The window TACACCAGCTTTCCGATGCGGCCCGGCGTCGCCGGGGCCGAGCCCGGCTCGCAGAACCAGATGGAGCCGTCCGGAGCGGTGGCGATCCCCTGGAGCGCGAGGCCGCTCACCGGTGACGGGAAGTCGATCACCGTCCCGGTGGTGGTGATGCGGCCGATCTTGTCGACGATTGAAAGCGGCTGACCCTGCTCGGTGAACCACAGCGCCCCGTCCTGCCCGACCGTGATCGACCAGGGCGCGCCTTGCTGCGTCGGCACCTGGAACTCGCCGGTGACCGAGAACGAGTTCGGAGAGAGCCGGCCGATGTTGCCGCGGCCGTTCTCGGTGAACCAGAGGTTGCCGTCGGGCCCGCGGACGATGTCAAACGGGGCGCTGGTGGCGGTCAGCGAGATCTCGCTCTGCGATGTGAACAGGTCGTGGACGCGGCCGATCTTGTCCACGTTCTGCTCGGTGTAGTACAGGTTGCCGTCCGGCGCCGTCGCGATGCCGAACGGCCCGGCGCTCGCGGTCGGGACGCTCGTCTCACCGGCTTGCGAGCCGTTGTAGCTGACGAACCCGACGCGGGAGCTGCCGTGGGCGACGTACCAGATGTTGCCGTCGCCGCGGTCGACGAGCCCAAACGGCTGATCTGCCGGCGGCGGCGCGAAGAGCGTACTGAACTCGGTAATCGTCCCGGTCGTCGTGATTTTCGCAATTTTATTTGCGGTTGCACCCGACTCCGTGAACCACAGGTTGCCGTCGCTCGCGCCGATGATGTGCGGGCCTTGACCCTGCGTATCGAAAGCGTTCGGGGTCGGCACCGGGAACTCGGTGACCACGCCGGCCGGCGTGATCCGCGCGACCGCGTTGCCGGGCTGCTCGGTGAACCACATGTTCCCGTCGCTGCCGGCCGCGATGTAGCGCGGCTTGTTCGCCGCCGTCGGGATCGAGAACTGGTAGATCGTCGGTTTCGGCGTGAACGCCGCCGAGACGGCGGCGATGCCCGTGCCGCTCGCGACGACCGTTGCCGTCGGGCCGGCGGGCAGACCGCTGTTCAGCGTCCCGCCGTTGTAGGTCAACGTCGCGGTGGTCGCCGAGTTGGGCAGGTTGTTCGTGGACAGCGACAGCGTTCCGCTGTTCGTCGAGTCGCTGACCGCGAGATGGATCGGAACGCTGTAGTCGCCCGGTCCGACGATCGTGTTGCCGTCGGCGTCGCGCGCCGCGACGTTGACGTTGACGGTCGCCGGCACGCCGGCGTTCGGCGCGGCGTTGCTGAGCGAGATCGTCACCGACGCGACGACGCCGTTCAGCACGGCGTTGACAGTATTCGCGGCGCCGCTGACGATCGGTTGCGTCACCGAGGCGCGGCTCAGGACGTTGCCCTGTCCGTTCTGGTCGTCGTAGGTCTGGAAGACGAACGTGTCGGTCCCGATCGGCGCGTCGATCGTGATCGTCGTGGCGGGAGCGTTCAAGTACTGCGGCGTGCCGCCGTTCACGGAGACGGAGACGCTGCGCGCGGTCGGGGGAACGTATCTGGGACTCCGCACCGACGAGGTCACGGTACCGGTGTTCCAGTGCATCGTAAACGTCACGCTCGCCATCGTGCTGTGCGACGGAGCGACGTTGGCCGGAGGCGTTGCCGAGGAGCCGCTGCCGCCGGAGCAGCCGGCGGCGAGAACGGCGATCGCGCATGCGCCGAGCAGGCGCGTTCGGAAACGCGAAACGCGAAGATGACTCAAGGCCGCAAGGCCCATACGCATATCTCCTCTGTCGGAGGGCTCGGGAACCGTAAGGATCGTGCGCTGCACCCGGTTCGCGCGGCGAGCGGCCTCGTCTGTGGGGACGACCGTGTCGTCCGCTCGGACGTGAGAGGTTGGGAACGGACGCGCCGTTTCCTTGCTCGGTAGGGGCGCGAACGGGCACTTTGTAGATTGGCGAACGGCCGCTTTACCTACCGACCCGACCAAAACCGCAGGAGTCGCCGGTTCCGGCGCGCGAGTATCCGCGGTTCTCACTTCTTCCGGGCCAGGGGACCGACTCGATGGCGAAAACGACGGCCGCGCGGGGGCGCGAGCTCGACCGCGCCGGTCTGAGCGACGAGCAGCTCGTCGCGATGCTTCGCAACATGCTGCTGCAGCGCCAGCTCGACAACCGCGGCTTTCAATTGAACCGGCAGGGGAAGATCCCGTTCGCGCTCGGCTCCGAGGGCCACGAGGGGGTTCAGGCCGGCGCCGCGATGGCGTTCAAGCGCGGCGCCGACGTGCTGGTGCCGTACTACCGCGACCTCGGGCTCGCGCTCGGAGTGGGGATGACGCCGTTCGAGATCCTCTCCTCGCTCTTCGCGCGCGAGACCGACCGCTCGATGGGCCGCCAGTTTCCGAACCACTACACGAACCACGATCTCGGCGTGCTCTCCATCTCCTCGATCATCGCGGGCCACTGCACGCACGCGGTCGGTGTCGCCGCTGCCTTCAAGTACCGCGGCGAGAGCGGGCGCGCGGTGCTGTGCTCGAACGGTGAAGGCGCGACCTCGCAGGGCGAGTGGCATGAGTCGGTCAACTTCGCCGCCGTCCACGCGCTGCCGATCGTGTTCCTGGTGCAGAACAACGAGTGGGCGATCTCGACGCCGCAAGAGATGCAGATGAAGGTCGCCAACGTCGCCGACAAGGCGCCGGGCTACGGTTTGCCGGGCGTCGTGTGCGACGGCTTCAGCCCGGTCGCGACGTTCCAGGCGATGCACGACGCGCTCGAGCGCGCGCGCGGCGGCGGCGGGCCCACGATCGTCGAGGCGAAGTGCTACCGTTTCCTCTCGCACTCGACCGACGACGACGACCGGACCTACCGCTCGCGCGAAGTCATCGAAGAGCGCCGCAAGATGGACCCCGTCCCGCGCTACGAGCAGCTGCTGATCGAGGCCGGCGTGATCGACGAACCGCGCGCGAAGCAGCTCAAAGCCGACGTGCTGCGCGAGACGAACGAGGCCACCGACTCGGCCGAAGCGCAGCGGTACCCGACCGCCGAGAGCCTCTACACCAACGTCGTCGCGGGGGACTACCGCCCGTGGCAGGAGTTCGAAGCACGATGACCGCGACGGCGCAGCAGACCGGCGTGACGATGACCAACGTGGAAGCGGTGCGCACGACGCTGCACGACGCGCTGGCGCGCGACGAGCGCGTGCTGATCATGGGCGAGGACGTCGGCGCGCGCGGCAACGTCTTCCTCATCACCAAAGGCTTCCTCGAAGAGTTCGGGGCGGAGCGGGTCGTCGACACCCCGCTGGCCGAGGCGTCGATCGTCGGGGTCGCGATCGGGATGGCGATGGAAGGTCTGCGGCCGATCGCGGAGATCCAGTTCGCCGACTTCATCTATCCGGCGTTCAACCAGATCGTCGGCGAGGCGGCGAAGACGCGCTATCGCAGCAACGGCGACTACACCTGTCCGCTGGTGATCCGCACGCCGTACGGCGGCGGCGTGCGCGGCGCGCTCTCGCACTCGGTCTCGATCGAAGCGCTGTTCTACCACGTTCCGGGGCTCACGATCCTCGCGCCGTCGACGCCCGCCGACATCAAAGGCTTGCTCAACGCGGCGATCGAGTGCCCCGACCCGGTGCTCTTCCTCGAGCACAAGAAGACGTACCGCAGCGTGAAGGGCGAAGTCCCGAGCGGCTACTACACGATCCCGATCGGCAAAGCCGACGTGAAGAAAGCCGGCACGCAGCTCACCGTCGTCTCGTACGGCTATAACCTGCACCAGGCGCTCGAGGCGGCGAACCGGCTCGAAGGCGAAGGCGTCTCGGTGGAAGTGATCGACCTGCGCTCGATTCGGCCGATGGACAAAGGTGCGATCCTGGCGTCCGTGCGCAAGACGCGCAAGCTGCTCATCATCCACGAAGACAACAAGTTCGGCGGGATCGGCGCGGAGATCAGCGCGATGGTCGCCGAAGAGGCGCTCTTCGAATTGGACGCGCCGATCCGCCGGCTGGCCGGGCCCGACGTTCCCGCGATGGGCTATGCGCAGCCTCTCGAAGAAGAGTTCATGACCTCGACCGACGAGATGGTCGAGGCGATGCGCGAGCTGGCGAAATTCTAGCAATGCCCACGACGATTACGATGCCGCAGCTGGGCGAGACGGTCACCGAAGGGACCGTCGCGCAGTGGCTCAAGAAACCCGGCGACGCGGTCGAGAAGTACGAAGCGTTCGTCGAGGTCTCGACCGACAAGGTGAACGCCGAAGTTCCCTCGCCGGTCACCGGCGTGATTCGCGAGTTGATCGTCAAGGAAGGCGAGACGGTTCCGACCGGCGCGCCGATCGCGATCATCGACGACGTGGCAGCCGGCGCGGCGACGCCCGAACCGACCGGAAGCGGCTCACCGTCCGAGCAAGTCGCGGCCGCCGCCGGCGACCGCAACGCCGAGGCGAACCATCAGGCCAGCGACGAGCCCGTGCCGGGCGGCAACGTCGGCTTGAGCGGCCCCACGTACAGCGCGCCGGCGCCGTCGAACGCCGCCTCGGGGAACGGCGCGTCGAGCGGCGTCGCACCGGGCGGCGTGCGCGTCTCGCCGGCGGTCCGCCGGCTTGCGCGCGAGCACCGCATCGATCTCGCGCGCGTGCGCGGCACCGGCGCGAACGGCCGCATCACCGCGAACGACGTCCTCGAAGCGGCGAAAGCCGGCCCGAGCGCTGCCGTCGCCGCAATGATCACGACC is drawn from Candidatus Eremiobacterota bacterium and contains these coding sequences:
- a CDS encoding thiamine pyrophosphate-dependent dehydrogenase E1 component subunit alpha: MAKTTAARGRELDRAGLSDEQLVAMLRNMLLQRQLDNRGFQLNRQGKIPFALGSEGHEGVQAGAAMAFKRGADVLVPYYRDLGLALGVGMTPFEILSSLFARETDRSMGRQFPNHYTNHDLGVLSISSIIAGHCTHAVGVAAAFKYRGESGRAVLCSNGEGATSQGEWHESVNFAAVHALPIVFLVQNNEWAISTPQEMQMKVANVADKAPGYGLPGVVCDGFSPVATFQAMHDALERARGGGGPTIVEAKCYRFLSHSTDDDDRTYRSREVIEERRKMDPVPRYEQLLIEAGVIDEPRAKQLKADVLRETNEATDSAEAQRYPTAESLYTNVVAGDYRPWQEFEAR
- a CDS encoding alpha-ketoacid dehydrogenase subunit beta: MTNVEAVRTTLHDALARDERVLIMGEDVGARGNVFLITKGFLEEFGAERVVDTPLAEASIVGVAIGMAMEGLRPIAEIQFADFIYPAFNQIVGEAAKTRYRSNGDYTCPLVIRTPYGGGVRGALSHSVSIEALFYHVPGLTILAPSTPADIKGLLNAAIECPDPVLFLEHKKTYRSVKGEVPSGYYTIPIGKADVKKAGTQLTVVSYGYNLHQALEAANRLEGEGVSVEVIDLRSIRPMDKGAILASVRKTRKLLIIHEDNKFGGIGAEISAMVAEEALFELDAPIRRLAGPDVPAMGYAQPLEEEFMTSTDEMVEAMRELAKF